The genomic segment CGCTCGGCCGCCGCAGGCTTGGCGACGGTCACGCTCGGGTCCCGATCCCGGTCCCGAGGCGCTCGCGGACCGACTCGACGAGCGTCTCCGCCGACGGCAGGAAGGCGTCCTCGAGCGTCGGGCTGTAGGGCACCGGCGTCTCGTCGGTCGCGACGACCCAGGCATCGTCGAGGTCGTGCAGGCCGTGCTCGGTCACCGCGCCGAGCAGTCCGGTCGCCCAGCCGCCGGTTCGCGGCCCCTCCTCGTACATGACGACGCGATTGGTCTTCTCGATCGAGCGCAGGACGGACTCGACGTCGAGCGGGCGCAGCGAGCGCAGGTCGATGACCTCGGGGTCGAGGCCGTCGCCCTCGAGCGTGTCGGCGGCCTGCAGCGCGTCGCGGACCCCCTTCGAGATCGAGACGATCGTCAGGTCGGAGCCCTCGCGCGCCACCGCGGCCTCGCCGATCGGCAGGACCTCGCCCTCGGGCGGGCGCTCGCCCTTGACCGAGTAGAGCCGCTTGTGCTCGAGGAAGATGACCGGGTTCGGGTCGCGGATCGCGGCCTTCAGCAGCCCCTTGGCCTCGCGCGGCGAGCTCGGCGCGACGATCTTGATCCCCGGGATCCCCTGGAACCAGGTGCCGTGGTTCTGCGAATGCATCGCCCCGAAGCGACCGCCCGCGCCGACGGCGGAGCGGACCACCAGCGGCGCCGAGCCCTGCTCGTTAGAGACGTACCAGAGCTTCGCCGCCTGATTTACGAGCGAGTCCATCGGCAGCGCCATGAAGTCGCCGAACATGATCTCGAACACCGGCCGCAGCCCGGTCGCAGCGGCGCCGAACGCGGCGCCCGCCAGCGCGAGCTCGGAGATCGGCGTGTCGAAGACGCGATCGGGCCCGTACTTGTCGTAGAGGCCGCCCGTGACCGCGAACACGCCGCCGGGCTTGGCGACGTCCTCGCCGAAGAAAATGACCTTCTCGTCGCGCTCGAGCTCCTCGTCGAGCGCGTCGCGGATCGCGTCGCGGAAGACGAGCTGATCGCCGGAGCCGTTCGACGCGCCCGTGGCGCTCATGGCGCGAACTCCGTCCCGGCGCGCGCCGCGGGGTCCGGGTAGTCGGCGGCGAGCGCGTTGTCGATCGCCTGCTTGAGCTCGGCACGCGTGCGCTCCTCGACGGCCGCGATGTCGGACTCCGAAACGCCCTCCTCGAGCAGCCGCGCGCGGGCGCCGACGAGCGGGTCGCGCTGCTTCCACTGGT from the Thermoleophilia bacterium SCSIO 60948 genome contains:
- a CDS encoding alpha-ketoacid dehydrogenase subunit beta yields the protein MSATGASNGSGDQLVFRDAIRDALDEELERDEKVIFFGEDVAKPGGVFAVTGGLYDKYGPDRVFDTPISELALAGAAFGAAATGLRPVFEIMFGDFMALPMDSLVNQAAKLWYVSNEQGSAPLVVRSAVGAGGRFGAMHSQNHGTWFQGIPGIKIVAPSSPREAKGLLKAAIRDPNPVIFLEHKRLYSVKGERPPEGEVLPIGEAAVAREGSDLTIVSISKGVRDALQAADTLEGDGLDPEVIDLRSLRPLDVESVLRSIEKTNRVVMYEEGPRTGGWATGLLGAVTEHGLHDLDDAWVVATDETPVPYSPTLEDAFLPSAETLVESVRERLGTGIGTRA